Proteins encoded in a region of the Neodiprion virginianus isolate iyNeoVirg1 chromosome 2, iyNeoVirg1.1, whole genome shotgun sequence genome:
- the LOC124298198 gene encoding uncharacterized protein LOC124298198 isoform X1 encodes MENAMKNHDESSKATNRTRTRKNKQELDQLRRDVLVTNKLLRDESAPPKAHTSTFTKVLNKFAERRQAIDNEIQGLDSAGKRTGKKKMCHRLLPLRNPEVGIFANGSKGAEIKRENLALTESDKARIESDLQKILHDGLRRSKRLKSQAANKLQQKCQETVDKNESDSPENQSDDNVLEIKPAPVVASKKPNGKRRLQVPIEQDRNIRKVSNAEMHDTKTIAKQFKTDNKRNNSAGKKCKRSLFQDENDDSDHPIHLSCVEDLRFSPTLGKAKVKKESGEPKSKPANRKLNFNCGKVGKKVITAKYQKLCAVVSAQSFTNCLKQTPHVDPRTKIKKSLGTLYSVCRQQKMLVQKHPTKVSKANIKNSKHSRRQTPLEDQPSTSNFKIDIGHQAIKLEAPAITVKTEPTGDSHQNASTSSDTSIIAEWETNSLRVNYDSVGATLKSEITECSGTTDTSCEKGQQQFTKEGIVERPTSTIPSQERSKFLNEKENQLTQAPSLRKKILQRYLQETNNSGSFPSRKSEEEVTSTVKSEVKPRCFQTVTRAANSATVNCPDTRQNFDNVAGPSKTNLSSASSSTLPKFPSARKKLMMRYLREVNNQDRPNPFTETLEENQEHGCSSKETASATLGSSPSTKKILVKRYLQEVNGQEEQPAISKASESNAEKRCFGEEAQRPEFGLQMPIKVETVADSLTVNCDSDENSHFAKENLDPRLPQVPEMRKAILQRFLHDVEVQNMERQQVETAENFPVGSARHMPVILRRSQQERVWHRTSSEAEIGQDFGGITISHEEPEVMPTPAVVNALYELNEYQSRTSCDFSEPNVYHTIPPYNYHVEHFQTNGFSGQDRDYERFPVFPKRSNSSSTANSDELPHIAPQNEPYQVHQLQVLGASEQVELLHRMHERNVRSQMFQLPRSEFHNISTSLMQPPNLAPPDSGVTYHWPPPPAILNIPTRSYSETCFQRRFNFVVPFEQTESISHSTIINPLYRSAVLENLPYPQNFSPMLEELRNYNYQLLIDSGYAHAAFFNSQIGENAGQYYQHVTQPIYSVTDVHPPQQSQVLPDYSPSDD; translated from the exons ATGGAGAACGCGATGAAAAACCACGACGAAAGCAGCAAAGCGACGAATAGGACGAGGACCAGGAAAAACAAACAGGAGCTCGACCAGCTTCGGCGAGACGTTTTAGTCACAAATAAATTACTG CGTGACGAATCCGCTCCACCAAAAGCTCACACTTCAACATTCACAAAGGTTCTCAACAAATTCGCCGAGCGGAGACAAGCAATC GATAACGAAATTCAAGGATTAGACAGCGCTGGAAAAAGGACCGGAAAGAAGAAGATGTGTCACAGACTTCTACCG TTAAGAAACCCGGAAGTCGGTATTTTTGCAAACGGGTCGAAAGGTGCTGAAATAAAAAGGG AAAATCTTGCCTTAACCGAATCAGATAAAGCACGCATCGAAAGTGATCTTCAGAAGATTTTGCACGATGGGCTACGGAGATCAAA GAGATTGAAAAGCCAAGCTGCAAATAAACTCCAACAAAAATGTCAGGAAACTGTTGACAAAAATGAGTCGGATTCACCGGAAAATCAGTCCGATGATAACGTCTTAGAAATAAAACCTGCGCCAGTCGTCGCTAGTAAAAAACCTAA tgGCAAAAGAAGGTTGCAAGTCCCCATCGAGCAGGATCGGAATATCAGGAAAGTATCTAATGCGGAAATGCATGATACAAAAACTATTGCAAAACAGTTCAAAACTGATAACAAGAGGAACAATTCGGCTGGAAAAAAGTGTAAGAGAAGCCTGTTTCAAGATGAAAATGACGATTCTGATCATCCAATTCACTTATCATGCGTTGAAGACTTGCG ATTTTCTCCGACTCTTGGCAAGGCTAAAGTTAAAAAGGAATCCGGAGAGCCAAAGTCAAAACCTGCTAAtcggaaattaaattttaattgcggtaaagttggaaaaaaagtgattaCCGCCAAGTACCAGAAACTTTGCGCAGTTGTTTCTGCCCAAAGCTTCACCAATTGTCTTAAGCAAACGCCTCATGTCG atCCAAggacaaaaatcaaaaagtcTCTAGGTACCTTGTACTCCGTTTGCCGACAGCAAAAGATGCTGGTTCAAAAGCATCCGACGAAAGTTTCGAAGGCAAATATCAAAAACAGTAAACATTCTCGTCGCCAGACGCCTCTCGAAGACCAACCGTCGACTTCCAATTTTAAAATCGATATTGGACATCAGGCCATAAAACTTGAGGCCCCTGCGATCACTGTCAAGACGGAACCGACCGGGGATAGTCATCAAAACGCCTCCACCTCATCGGACACAAGCATAATTGCGGAATGGGAAACAAACTCTTTGAGGGTGAATTACGACAGTGTCGGTGCAACTTTAAAATCGGAAATAACCGAGTGTTCGGGGACCACCGACACAAGTTGTGAAAAAGGCCAGCAACAATTTACAAAAGag GGTATCGTTGAAAGACCGACGTCTACAATACCCAGCCAAGAACGAAGCAAATTTCTCAACGAGAAAGAAAACCAGTTGACCCAAGCTCCGTCACTCCGTAAGAAAATTCTGCAGAGATATCTGCAAGAGACGAACAATTCAGGTTCTTTTCCGTCGCGAAAATCAGAAGAGGAAGTCACTTCCACTGTTAAATCGGAAGTCAAGCCTCGATGCTTCCAGACCGTAACAAGAGCAGCAAATTCGGCAACTGTCAACTGTCCGGATACTCGTCAAAACTTCGATAACGTAGCTGGACCATCAAAGACCAATTTGAGCAGCGCGTCGAGTTCGACGCTGCCGAAATTTCCATCAGCGCGGAAAAAGTTGATGATGCGCTACCTGAGGGAGGTTAATAATCAGGACAGGCCGAATCCTTTCACGGAAACACTCGAGGAGAATCAGGAGCATGGATGTTCGAGCAAAGAAACTGCCTCTGCTACTctg GGTTCAAGCCCGAGTACCAAGAAAATACTCGTGAAGCGGTATCTGCAAGAAGTGAACGGCCAAGAAGAACAACCGGCGATCTCGAAAGCATCGGAATCAAACGCAGAAAAGCGCTGTTTCGGCGAAGAGGCCCAGAGACCGGAGTTCGGATTACAGATGCCCATAAAAGTTGAGACAGTCGCTGATTCCTTGACCGTGAACTGCGATAGTGACGAAAATTCTCACTTTGCTAAGGAAAATTTAGATCCACGGCTGCCGCAAGTCCCGGAGATGCGCAAGGCGATATTACAACGGTTTCTGCATGACGTGGAGGTCCAGAATATGGAGAGACAGCAAGTCGAGACGGCGGAAAATTTTCCGGTAGGATCAGCGCGTCACATGCCGGTGATTCTACGAAGATCGCAGCAAGAGAGGGTTTGGCACAGAACTTCGAGCGAGGCTGAAATCGGTCAAGATTTCGGGGGAATCACCATAAGCCACGAAGAACCGGAAGTCATGCCGACACCCGCTGTCGTAAACGCGCTTTACGAACTGAATGAATACCAATCGAGAACCAGCTGCGATTTTTCGGAACCGAATGTATACCACACAATTCCACCTTACAATTATCATGTGGAACATTTCCAGACAAACGGATTTTCCGGTCAGGATCGGGACTACGAAAGGTTTCCAGTTTTCCCGAAACGGAGCAACTCCTCGTCGACTGCAAATTCTGACGAGTTGCCGCATATTGCGCCCCAAAATGAACCGTATCAAGTGCACCAACTTCAGGTCCTCGGAGCCAGTGAACAAGTCGAGCTGCTGCACCGTATGCACGAGCGAAACGTG CGATCACAAATGTTCCAGTTGCCGAGAAGCGAATTCCATAACATTTCTACTAGCTTAATGCAGCCGCCGAACCTCGCGCCGCCCGATTCTGGAGTTACTTATCACTGGCCGCCACCTCCtgcaattttgaatatacCCACGCGAAGCTACTCGGAGACATGCTTTCAGAGAAGGTTCAATTTCGTTGTTCCTTTCGAGCAAACCGAGTCGATTTCCCATAGCACGATCATCAATCCGCTGTACAGATCAGCCGTTCTTGAAAATCTGCCATACCCGCAGAACTTTAGCCCCATGTTGGAAGAACTTCGGAATTATAACTATCAATTGCTTATTGATTCTGGATATGCTCACGCCGCTTTCTTCAACAGTCAG ATTGGTGAAAATGCCGGTCAATATTATCAGCATGTTACACAGCCG atttataGCGTTACTGATGTTCATCCTCCGCAACAAAGCCAAGTACTGCCAGATTATTCTCCTAGCGATGACTAG
- the LOC124298198 gene encoding uncharacterized protein LOC124298198 isoform X2, producing MENAMKNHDESSKATNRTRTRKNKQELDQLRRDVLVTNKLLRDESAPPKAHTSTFTKVLNKFAERRQAIDNEIQGLDSAGKRTGKKKMCHRLLPLRNPEVGIFANGSKGAEIKRENLALTESDKARIESDLQKILHDGLRRSKRLKSQAANKLQQKCQETVDKNESDSPENQSDDNVLEIKPAPVVASKKPNGKRRLQVPIEQDRNIRKVSNAEMHDTKTIAKQFKTDNKRNNSAGKKCKRSLFQDENDDSDHPIHLSCVEDLRFSPTLGKAKVKKESGEPKSKPANRKLNFNCGKVGKKVITAKYQKLCAVVSAQSFTNCLKQTPHVDPRTKIKKSLGTLYSVCRQQKMLVQKHPTKVSKANIKNSKHSRRQTPLEDQPSTSNFKIDIGHQAIKLEAPAITVKTEPTGDSHQNASTSSDTSIIAEWETNSLRVNYDSVGATLKSEITECSGTTDTSCEKGQQQFTKEGIVERPTSTIPSQERSKFLNEKENQLTQAPSLRKKILQRYLQETNNSGSFPSRKSEEEVTSTVKSEVKPRCFQTVTRAANSATVNCPDTRQNFDNVAGPSKTNLSSASSSTLPKFPSARKKLMMRYLREVNNQDRPNPFTETLEENQEHGCSSKETASATLGSSPSTKKILVKRYLQEVNGQEEQPAISKASESNAEKRCFGEEAQRPEFGLQMPIKVETVADSLTVNCDSDENSHFAKENLDPRLPQVPEMRKAILQRFLHDVEVQNMERQQVETAENFPVGSARHMPVILRRSQQERVWHRTSSEAEIGQDFGGITISHEEPEVMPTPAVVNALYELNEYQSRTSCDFSEPNVYHTIPPYNYHVEHFQTNGFSGQDRDYERFPVFPKRSNSSSTANSDELPHIAPQNEPYQVHQLQVLGASEQVELLHRMHERNVLPRSEFHNISTSLMQPPNLAPPDSGVTYHWPPPPAILNIPTRSYSETCFQRRFNFVVPFEQTESISHSTIINPLYRSAVLENLPYPQNFSPMLEELRNYNYQLLIDSGYAHAAFFNSQIGENAGQYYQHVTQPIYSVTDVHPPQQSQVLPDYSPSDD from the exons ATGGAGAACGCGATGAAAAACCACGACGAAAGCAGCAAAGCGACGAATAGGACGAGGACCAGGAAAAACAAACAGGAGCTCGACCAGCTTCGGCGAGACGTTTTAGTCACAAATAAATTACTG CGTGACGAATCCGCTCCACCAAAAGCTCACACTTCAACATTCACAAAGGTTCTCAACAAATTCGCCGAGCGGAGACAAGCAATC GATAACGAAATTCAAGGATTAGACAGCGCTGGAAAAAGGACCGGAAAGAAGAAGATGTGTCACAGACTTCTACCG TTAAGAAACCCGGAAGTCGGTATTTTTGCAAACGGGTCGAAAGGTGCTGAAATAAAAAGGG AAAATCTTGCCTTAACCGAATCAGATAAAGCACGCATCGAAAGTGATCTTCAGAAGATTTTGCACGATGGGCTACGGAGATCAAA GAGATTGAAAAGCCAAGCTGCAAATAAACTCCAACAAAAATGTCAGGAAACTGTTGACAAAAATGAGTCGGATTCACCGGAAAATCAGTCCGATGATAACGTCTTAGAAATAAAACCTGCGCCAGTCGTCGCTAGTAAAAAACCTAA tgGCAAAAGAAGGTTGCAAGTCCCCATCGAGCAGGATCGGAATATCAGGAAAGTATCTAATGCGGAAATGCATGATACAAAAACTATTGCAAAACAGTTCAAAACTGATAACAAGAGGAACAATTCGGCTGGAAAAAAGTGTAAGAGAAGCCTGTTTCAAGATGAAAATGACGATTCTGATCATCCAATTCACTTATCATGCGTTGAAGACTTGCG ATTTTCTCCGACTCTTGGCAAGGCTAAAGTTAAAAAGGAATCCGGAGAGCCAAAGTCAAAACCTGCTAAtcggaaattaaattttaattgcggtaaagttggaaaaaaagtgattaCCGCCAAGTACCAGAAACTTTGCGCAGTTGTTTCTGCCCAAAGCTTCACCAATTGTCTTAAGCAAACGCCTCATGTCG atCCAAggacaaaaatcaaaaagtcTCTAGGTACCTTGTACTCCGTTTGCCGACAGCAAAAGATGCTGGTTCAAAAGCATCCGACGAAAGTTTCGAAGGCAAATATCAAAAACAGTAAACATTCTCGTCGCCAGACGCCTCTCGAAGACCAACCGTCGACTTCCAATTTTAAAATCGATATTGGACATCAGGCCATAAAACTTGAGGCCCCTGCGATCACTGTCAAGACGGAACCGACCGGGGATAGTCATCAAAACGCCTCCACCTCATCGGACACAAGCATAATTGCGGAATGGGAAACAAACTCTTTGAGGGTGAATTACGACAGTGTCGGTGCAACTTTAAAATCGGAAATAACCGAGTGTTCGGGGACCACCGACACAAGTTGTGAAAAAGGCCAGCAACAATTTACAAAAGag GGTATCGTTGAAAGACCGACGTCTACAATACCCAGCCAAGAACGAAGCAAATTTCTCAACGAGAAAGAAAACCAGTTGACCCAAGCTCCGTCACTCCGTAAGAAAATTCTGCAGAGATATCTGCAAGAGACGAACAATTCAGGTTCTTTTCCGTCGCGAAAATCAGAAGAGGAAGTCACTTCCACTGTTAAATCGGAAGTCAAGCCTCGATGCTTCCAGACCGTAACAAGAGCAGCAAATTCGGCAACTGTCAACTGTCCGGATACTCGTCAAAACTTCGATAACGTAGCTGGACCATCAAAGACCAATTTGAGCAGCGCGTCGAGTTCGACGCTGCCGAAATTTCCATCAGCGCGGAAAAAGTTGATGATGCGCTACCTGAGGGAGGTTAATAATCAGGACAGGCCGAATCCTTTCACGGAAACACTCGAGGAGAATCAGGAGCATGGATGTTCGAGCAAAGAAACTGCCTCTGCTACTctg GGTTCAAGCCCGAGTACCAAGAAAATACTCGTGAAGCGGTATCTGCAAGAAGTGAACGGCCAAGAAGAACAACCGGCGATCTCGAAAGCATCGGAATCAAACGCAGAAAAGCGCTGTTTCGGCGAAGAGGCCCAGAGACCGGAGTTCGGATTACAGATGCCCATAAAAGTTGAGACAGTCGCTGATTCCTTGACCGTGAACTGCGATAGTGACGAAAATTCTCACTTTGCTAAGGAAAATTTAGATCCACGGCTGCCGCAAGTCCCGGAGATGCGCAAGGCGATATTACAACGGTTTCTGCATGACGTGGAGGTCCAGAATATGGAGAGACAGCAAGTCGAGACGGCGGAAAATTTTCCGGTAGGATCAGCGCGTCACATGCCGGTGATTCTACGAAGATCGCAGCAAGAGAGGGTTTGGCACAGAACTTCGAGCGAGGCTGAAATCGGTCAAGATTTCGGGGGAATCACCATAAGCCACGAAGAACCGGAAGTCATGCCGACACCCGCTGTCGTAAACGCGCTTTACGAACTGAATGAATACCAATCGAGAACCAGCTGCGATTTTTCGGAACCGAATGTATACCACACAATTCCACCTTACAATTATCATGTGGAACATTTCCAGACAAACGGATTTTCCGGTCAGGATCGGGACTACGAAAGGTTTCCAGTTTTCCCGAAACGGAGCAACTCCTCGTCGACTGCAAATTCTGACGAGTTGCCGCATATTGCGCCCCAAAATGAACCGTATCAAGTGCACCAACTTCAGGTCCTCGGAGCCAGTGAACAAGTCGAGCTGCTGCACCGTATGCACGAGCGAAACGTG TTGCCGAGAAGCGAATTCCATAACATTTCTACTAGCTTAATGCAGCCGCCGAACCTCGCGCCGCCCGATTCTGGAGTTACTTATCACTGGCCGCCACCTCCtgcaattttgaatatacCCACGCGAAGCTACTCGGAGACATGCTTTCAGAGAAGGTTCAATTTCGTTGTTCCTTTCGAGCAAACCGAGTCGATTTCCCATAGCACGATCATCAATCCGCTGTACAGATCAGCCGTTCTTGAAAATCTGCCATACCCGCAGAACTTTAGCCCCATGTTGGAAGAACTTCGGAATTATAACTATCAATTGCTTATTGATTCTGGATATGCTCACGCCGCTTTCTTCAACAGTCAG ATTGGTGAAAATGCCGGTCAATATTATCAGCATGTTACACAGCCG atttataGCGTTACTGATGTTCATCCTCCGCAACAAAGCCAAGTACTGCCAGATTATTCTCCTAGCGATGACTAG
- the LOC124298198 gene encoding uncharacterized protein LOC124298198 isoform X4 — protein sequence MENAMKNHDESSKATNRTRTRKNKQELDQLRRDVLVTNKLLRDESAPPKAHTSTFTKVLNKFAERRQAIDNEIQGLDSAGKRTGKKKMCHRLLPLRNPEVGIFANGSKGAEIKRENLALTESDKARIESDLQKILHDGLRRSKRLKSQAANKLQQKCQETVDKNESDSPENQSDDNVLEIKPAPVVASKKPNGKRRLQVPIEQDRNIRKVSNAEMHDTKTIAKQFKTDNKRNNSAGKKYPRTKIKKSLGTLYSVCRQQKMLVQKHPTKVSKANIKNSKHSRRQTPLEDQPSTSNFKIDIGHQAIKLEAPAITVKTEPTGDSHQNASTSSDTSIIAEWETNSLRVNYDSVGATLKSEITECSGTTDTSCEKGQQQFTKEGIVERPTSTIPSQERSKFLNEKENQLTQAPSLRKKILQRYLQETNNSGSFPSRKSEEEVTSTVKSEVKPRCFQTVTRAANSATVNCPDTRQNFDNVAGPSKTNLSSASSSTLPKFPSARKKLMMRYLREVNNQDRPNPFTETLEENQEHGCSSKETASATLGSSPSTKKILVKRYLQEVNGQEEQPAISKASESNAEKRCFGEEAQRPEFGLQMPIKVETVADSLTVNCDSDENSHFAKENLDPRLPQVPEMRKAILQRFLHDVEVQNMERQQVETAENFPVGSARHMPVILRRSQQERVWHRTSSEAEIGQDFGGITISHEEPEVMPTPAVVNALYELNEYQSRTSCDFSEPNVYHTIPPYNYHVEHFQTNGFSGQDRDYERFPVFPKRSNSSSTANSDELPHIAPQNEPYQVHQLQVLGASEQVELLHRMHERNVRSQMFQLPRSEFHNISTSLMQPPNLAPPDSGVTYHWPPPPAILNIPTRSYSETCFQRRFNFVVPFEQTESISHSTIINPLYRSAVLENLPYPQNFSPMLEELRNYNYQLLIDSGYAHAAFFNSQIGENAGQYYQHVTQPIYSVTDVHPPQQSQVLPDYSPSDD from the exons ATGGAGAACGCGATGAAAAACCACGACGAAAGCAGCAAAGCGACGAATAGGACGAGGACCAGGAAAAACAAACAGGAGCTCGACCAGCTTCGGCGAGACGTTTTAGTCACAAATAAATTACTG CGTGACGAATCCGCTCCACCAAAAGCTCACACTTCAACATTCACAAAGGTTCTCAACAAATTCGCCGAGCGGAGACAAGCAATC GATAACGAAATTCAAGGATTAGACAGCGCTGGAAAAAGGACCGGAAAGAAGAAGATGTGTCACAGACTTCTACCG TTAAGAAACCCGGAAGTCGGTATTTTTGCAAACGGGTCGAAAGGTGCTGAAATAAAAAGGG AAAATCTTGCCTTAACCGAATCAGATAAAGCACGCATCGAAAGTGATCTTCAGAAGATTTTGCACGATGGGCTACGGAGATCAAA GAGATTGAAAAGCCAAGCTGCAAATAAACTCCAACAAAAATGTCAGGAAACTGTTGACAAAAATGAGTCGGATTCACCGGAAAATCAGTCCGATGATAACGTCTTAGAAATAAAACCTGCGCCAGTCGTCGCTAGTAAAAAACCTAA tgGCAAAAGAAGGTTGCAAGTCCCCATCGAGCAGGATCGGAATATCAGGAAAGTATCTAATGCGGAAATGCATGATACAAAAACTATTGCAAAACAGTTCAAAACTGATAACAAGAGGAACAATTCGGCTGGAAAAAAGT atCCAAggacaaaaatcaaaaagtcTCTAGGTACCTTGTACTCCGTTTGCCGACAGCAAAAGATGCTGGTTCAAAAGCATCCGACGAAAGTTTCGAAGGCAAATATCAAAAACAGTAAACATTCTCGTCGCCAGACGCCTCTCGAAGACCAACCGTCGACTTCCAATTTTAAAATCGATATTGGACATCAGGCCATAAAACTTGAGGCCCCTGCGATCACTGTCAAGACGGAACCGACCGGGGATAGTCATCAAAACGCCTCCACCTCATCGGACACAAGCATAATTGCGGAATGGGAAACAAACTCTTTGAGGGTGAATTACGACAGTGTCGGTGCAACTTTAAAATCGGAAATAACCGAGTGTTCGGGGACCACCGACACAAGTTGTGAAAAAGGCCAGCAACAATTTACAAAAGag GGTATCGTTGAAAGACCGACGTCTACAATACCCAGCCAAGAACGAAGCAAATTTCTCAACGAGAAAGAAAACCAGTTGACCCAAGCTCCGTCACTCCGTAAGAAAATTCTGCAGAGATATCTGCAAGAGACGAACAATTCAGGTTCTTTTCCGTCGCGAAAATCAGAAGAGGAAGTCACTTCCACTGTTAAATCGGAAGTCAAGCCTCGATGCTTCCAGACCGTAACAAGAGCAGCAAATTCGGCAACTGTCAACTGTCCGGATACTCGTCAAAACTTCGATAACGTAGCTGGACCATCAAAGACCAATTTGAGCAGCGCGTCGAGTTCGACGCTGCCGAAATTTCCATCAGCGCGGAAAAAGTTGATGATGCGCTACCTGAGGGAGGTTAATAATCAGGACAGGCCGAATCCTTTCACGGAAACACTCGAGGAGAATCAGGAGCATGGATGTTCGAGCAAAGAAACTGCCTCTGCTACTctg GGTTCAAGCCCGAGTACCAAGAAAATACTCGTGAAGCGGTATCTGCAAGAAGTGAACGGCCAAGAAGAACAACCGGCGATCTCGAAAGCATCGGAATCAAACGCAGAAAAGCGCTGTTTCGGCGAAGAGGCCCAGAGACCGGAGTTCGGATTACAGATGCCCATAAAAGTTGAGACAGTCGCTGATTCCTTGACCGTGAACTGCGATAGTGACGAAAATTCTCACTTTGCTAAGGAAAATTTAGATCCACGGCTGCCGCAAGTCCCGGAGATGCGCAAGGCGATATTACAACGGTTTCTGCATGACGTGGAGGTCCAGAATATGGAGAGACAGCAAGTCGAGACGGCGGAAAATTTTCCGGTAGGATCAGCGCGTCACATGCCGGTGATTCTACGAAGATCGCAGCAAGAGAGGGTTTGGCACAGAACTTCGAGCGAGGCTGAAATCGGTCAAGATTTCGGGGGAATCACCATAAGCCACGAAGAACCGGAAGTCATGCCGACACCCGCTGTCGTAAACGCGCTTTACGAACTGAATGAATACCAATCGAGAACCAGCTGCGATTTTTCGGAACCGAATGTATACCACACAATTCCACCTTACAATTATCATGTGGAACATTTCCAGACAAACGGATTTTCCGGTCAGGATCGGGACTACGAAAGGTTTCCAGTTTTCCCGAAACGGAGCAACTCCTCGTCGACTGCAAATTCTGACGAGTTGCCGCATATTGCGCCCCAAAATGAACCGTATCAAGTGCACCAACTTCAGGTCCTCGGAGCCAGTGAACAAGTCGAGCTGCTGCACCGTATGCACGAGCGAAACGTG CGATCACAAATGTTCCAGTTGCCGAGAAGCGAATTCCATAACATTTCTACTAGCTTAATGCAGCCGCCGAACCTCGCGCCGCCCGATTCTGGAGTTACTTATCACTGGCCGCCACCTCCtgcaattttgaatatacCCACGCGAAGCTACTCGGAGACATGCTTTCAGAGAAGGTTCAATTTCGTTGTTCCTTTCGAGCAAACCGAGTCGATTTCCCATAGCACGATCATCAATCCGCTGTACAGATCAGCCGTTCTTGAAAATCTGCCATACCCGCAGAACTTTAGCCCCATGTTGGAAGAACTTCGGAATTATAACTATCAATTGCTTATTGATTCTGGATATGCTCACGCCGCTTTCTTCAACAGTCAG ATTGGTGAAAATGCCGGTCAATATTATCAGCATGTTACACAGCCG atttataGCGTTACTGATGTTCATCCTCCGCAACAAAGCCAAGTACTGCCAGATTATTCTCCTAGCGATGACTAG